A section of the Diabrotica virgifera virgifera chromosome 8, PGI_DIABVI_V3a genome encodes:
- the LOC126889938 gene encoding zinc finger MYM-type protein 1-like, which yields MDTEPSERSESKIEASACASASVNPQCLQAVISNDPAEWKANDATIDYLLSLPNEICQNTDEDFSLTKTVIGNKTRYLTKNVFRRKLANEEEQPRRYLIYSPSKKSLFCIPCRLFGGTSKMATDGVNDWSNVNKILNLHENSHEHAKSQVTLLRRQQKQNQIDSLLCQQIRLEEDYWRKVLKRVVAVTKKLASRGLPFRGTVEKFGNPNNGNFMMCLELIAEFDPFLATHVSQHGNPGSGKTSYLSSTICEEFIDLMSTEVLNHIMSEIGKSKYYSIIIDSTPDMAHIDQLSVIIRYVTENGKPVERFVGFLPNVGHKSEDMENAVISKLEKHNLELKHCRGQSYDNASNMSGCYSGLQARILKRNPLADYLPCAAHSLNLVGVCAAECAGEAVRFFETVQSLYTFFSASTRRWEILLSNLKPGAKVPKRVDGTRWSARHDALMSLRGSWSNYLNALTTIEEAVSEKPTVRTEAAGIKRRLNRFECAFMSVFWEVILSVSIKPTKLFRASISILAT from the exons ATGGACACGGAGCCAAGTGAGA GGTCAGAATCTAAAATAGAAGCATCTGCATGTGCATCAGCTTCAGTAAATCCACAATGTTTACAAGCAGTTATCAGTAACGACCCTGCCGAATGGAAGGCCAACGATGCTACTATCGATTATTTGTTGTCCTTACCAAATGAAATATGCCAAAATACAGATGAGGATTTTTCACTAACAAAAACTGTTATTGGCAATAAGACACGGTATCTTACTAAGAACGTTTTCCGTCGGAAACTTGCCAATGAGGAAGAACAACCTCGTAGATACTTAATATATTCACCATCAAAGAAATCCCTGTTTTGCATTCCATGTCGTCTTTTCGGAGGAACCTCAAAAATGGCCACTGATGGCGTAAATGATTGGagtaatgtaaataaaattttgaatttacaTGAAAACTCCCACGAACACGCCAAATCCCAAGTAACCTTATTGCGGCGTCAACAAAAGCAAAACCAAATTGATTCATTGCTGTGTCAGCAAATAAGACTCGAAGAAGATTACTGGCGAAAAGTGTTAAAGCGGGTGGTTGCAGTGACTAAAAAATTGGCTTCCAGAGGTTTACCGTTTAGAGGAACAGTTGAAAAATTCGGCAATCCAAACAACGGAAACTTCATGATGTGTCTGGAGCTCATAGCGGAATTTGATCCGTTTTTAGCCACGCATGTATCTCAGCACGGAAATCCGGGAAGTGGTAAAACGTCATACCTCTCATCTACAATATGTGAAGAATttatcgacttaatgtcgactgaGGTTCTGAATCACATTATGTCCGAAATTGGAAAGTCAAAATACTATTCAATTATAATTGACTCAACACCCGACATGGCACATATTGATCAATTATCCGTAATCATCAGATATGTTACAGAAAATGGAAAACCAGTAGAGCGCTTCGTTGGCTTTTTGCCAAATGTGGGACATAAATCTGAAGATATGGAAAATGCTGTAATTTCTAAATTGGAGAAGCACAATTTGGAATTAAAACATTGTCGAGGTCAGTCCTACGACAACGCTAGTAATATGTCCGGCTGTTACAGTGGTTTACAAGCAAGGATTTTGAAACGCAACCCGCTCGCTGATTACCTACCATGTGCCGCCCATTCATTGAATTTGGTTGGCGTCTGCGCTGCCGAATGTGCCGGAGAGGCTGTAAGGTTTTTTGAAACGGTGCAGAGCCTATATACTTTTTTCTCGGCGTCTACTCGTCGTTGGGAAATTCTACTTTCCAATTTAAAACCCGGCGCTAAAGTTCCAAAACGGGTCGACGGAACAAGATGGTCTGCACGCCATGATGCTTTAATGAGCTTACGCGGGAGCTGGAGCAATTATTTAAATGCTTTGACAACAATTGAAGAAGCGGTTTCAGAAAAACCAACGGTTCGAACGGAGGCAGCTGGGATTAAACGTCGCTTAAACCGTTTCGAATGTGCCTTCATGTCGGTTTTTTGGGAAGTGATATTGAGCGTTTCCATAAAACCAACAAAACTCTTCAGGGCGTCGATATCGATACTGGCGACGTAA